In the genome of Abditibacteriota bacterium, the window GTGACTATGACCAGATGAGCGGTCTTTTGTCTCAGGCGGTCTATGCCCGCCAGTATCCTGTCTGCCGCCCGGTCTCCCGGGGTGGGGACGTCAAACATTTCGTTGGCCAGCAGGTTGGGGAGGCATTCCAGCAGGCACACGCCCCGCACGTCGGCGCCGCCTATGTCCGTGTAGCGCTCCACCGTGACAAAGCCCAGGCCCCGGCGCCTCTCCCGGTGCAGGCGCACCTTTTCCTCGCCCTCTCTGTCCCATATCCGCATGGTGGCCAGATAGATGAGGGGACCGCCTCCGGCCAGGCTCACGCACTGAGCCTCCGCCAGGGCCGACTTGCCGTTGGAGGCGCCTCCGGTCACAAGGGACAGCATTCAGCCCTCCTCATAAAACACGGGCAGTTCTTCGAACACCCCTATGGCCATGTCCAGCAGGGGCAGCAGGGCCGCTGCGCCGGTGCCTTCGCCCAGAGCCATACCGAACCGGAGCCCGGCCTCCATGCCCAGCCTGTCCAGCACCGCTGCCGCGGCGGGCTCCGCCGAGGCGTGGGAGGGTATGACGTAGTCCCGGGCGGCAGGGCAGAGCATGACCGCCAGCAGGGCGCTGACGGAGGAGATGAGCCCGTCCATGACCACCGGGACCCCATAGACGGCCCCCCCGATGAACGCGCCGCACATGGCGCCTATATCAA includes:
- a CDS encoding bifunctional adenosylcobinamide kinase/adenosylcobinamide-phosphate guanylyltransferase → MLSLVTGGASNGKSALAEAQCVSLAGGGPLIYLATMRIWDREGEEKVRLHRERRRGLGFVTVERYTDIGGADVRGVCLLECLPNLLANEMFDVPTPGDRAADRILAGIDRLRQKTAHLVIVTNEIFDDAGSYSPSVLEYMDALGRLNCAIAAMADTVTEAVAGIGVKIK